Proteins encoded in a region of the Salvelinus namaycush isolate Seneca unplaced genomic scaffold, SaNama_1.0 Scaffold1315, whole genome shotgun sequence genome:
- the tmem121b gene encoding transmembrane protein 121B: protein MIAEIGAADNPKASYPYPQAAVICPDSPVSSAPDYGVGQLFIRSASYRRDTHTSAGSINPDESSIKPLVSSAITNGYIMTSEEFMQTAPLFGQRSKRNVLYKILCFLILIFQGGILDFYLIIFTDLYWCSWIATDLVVISGWGIFFMKNARSKRERACGFHQKNSIFGCNLGEFTYAYLAWLIYVIACTPKIVLILETSILDLIALKVPFGVTGFKIIMLLSVPLLYCLINSITDDQNGATRHRSQSCFMTTCLDLVDCFTLVELLLRNEIPTVYLKYTVISVYFIALGVPVVWLYELTASEMRCRWVWARFLTGVLINAPLLVVRCFQVYVHKMPVSVFMFKNMFFLACKCLELIEQCFTVRGVRRFGEGRNPAQFSHCVSENDMCPHGYVNTLAVTTQS, encoded by the coding sequence CTATCCCTATCCCCAAGCAGCTGTGATCTGCCCGGACTCACCGGTTTCATCCGCCCCGGACTACGGCGTCGGACAGCTGTTCATACGTAGCGCCTCGTACAGGAGGGACACACATACGTCCGCGGGGAGTATCAACCCAGACGAGAGCTCCATCAAGCCGCTGGTATCCTCCGCTATTACAAACGGCTATATCATGACCTCTGAGGAATTCATGCAGACCGCTCCCCTGTTCGGCCAGAGGTCCAAGAGAAACGTTCTCTACAAGATTCTGTGTTTCCTCATTCTGATATTCCAAGGAGGCATTCTAGATTTCTACCTCATTATCTTCACGGATCTGTACTGGTGCTCGTGGATCGCCACGGATCTGGTGGTGATTTCTGGCTGGGGGATCTTCTTCATGAAGAACGCCAGGAGCAAGAGAGAGCGGGCGTGTGGGTTCCACCAAAAGAACTCTATATTCGGCTGTAACCTCGGCGAGTTTACCTACGCCTACCTGGCCTGGTTAATCTACGTGATCGCCTGCACCCCTAAAATAGTCCTCATTCTAGAGACTTCGATATTAGATCTCATCGCCCTCAAAGTTCCGTTCGGTGTAACCGGATTTAAGATTATCATGTTGCTCTCGGTCCCGTTACTCTACTGTCTCATCAATTCTATCACCGATGACCAGAACGGAGCTACGCGCCACCGGTCCCAAAGCTGCTTCATGACCACCTGTCTGGACCTCGTAGACTGCTTTACCCTGGTGGAGTTGCTTCTGAGGAACGAGATACCGACGGTCTATTTAAAATACACGGTCATCTCGGTGTATTTCATCGCCCTGGGCGTCCCGGTGGTGTGGTTGTACGAGTTGACCGCCTCCGAGATGCGCTGTCGCTGGGTCTGGGCTAGGTTCCTGACCGGTGTGTTGATCAACGCTCCACTTCTGGTGGTGCGGTGCTTCCAGGTGTATGTTCACAAGATGCCCGTCTCAGTGTTCATGTTCAAGAATATGTTCTTCTTGGCCTGTAAGTGTCTGGAGCTGATAGAACAGTGTTTCACAGTGCGGGGAGTCAGGAGGTTCGGTGAGGGACGCAACCCGGCGCAGTTCTCTCACTGTGTCTCAGAGAACGATATGTGTCCCCATGGATACGTTAACACCCTGGCCGTTACCACGCAGTCATAG